TATGAGCTTATAAACATCGCTTTCTGTATCATTTCTTTGCCACGTCAAATTTGTTccttttaatttgaaaccttttttttttttttttaaacataattagCATTTCAATCTCTCCGACATTCTCTCTCCCTTGCTCCATCGCtggctctctctcgctctctctagCGGACTCTACATGTCTCGGTCGCTAAGGCAaccaatgcttttttttccccttgctcTCTGTATCtccccttttctctctctctctctcattcccTCTCTCCACTTGCCAGAGGTAGGCACTGATATGCGTCGGGAGTGCGTGAGAGACATTTGGTTGGCATTTACGCAGTATAGTAGTAGATGGGAAGTTGGCTCAAAGTGTCATTCAGAAGTATTGGCGGCGTGTGTGACGTAGATAATGATGATTTATGGGGTTGGCTGTGAACGTGTGCGACCGGACTGGATGATCACTGTGTACTTTTGGCCGTTTATTGGGCGCAGATGTGTGAGAACGTGTGGTGCATAATTGAGCGTTAAAACTTGAAATGGCTCGCGGGAGCGTGTATATTTAGAATAGATTAGCGCGCGGGATATTTGCCAATACTATCACTGCGTGGATCCTAGATAGAGAAAAGCTGGACCCTCCCCCTTTGTTTTCCTCTCTTTTGCCCCTCTTGTCTCATCTTTCAGAGATGATCAACGTGGTGGAGTGTCAGTGAACACAGCGAAGCGATGGAGAGATGGTAAAATGGGAGAGTTTCAGGGGAGAAAGCCAGGCAACTTCTCCCTCACTCTTAATCTTTGTATTCTTTTCCAGCTCCATCGCTCCTGTCGCACGACTGACCGCCCTCGTCTCCCTCGTCCTGGTCGCCctggtgacgcagccctccaccTGTCACCGTGACGACGAGGGCGAGGACCGGGTGGACGCCCTCTCGGTCCAGTTGTCCGTCACCACCCAGGTGACGCCCACCCCTCTTTGGGCGGTGGTCTGGGGGCCCACGCAGCCCCTGGAAGATGAGACCTACCACCTCCTTTCCAGCCAGGAAACGGAGCACCTGCGCCAGCACGGGAGCCAGCAGGAGGCCAGCACCGCTGCTGTCGTTTCCTCTGAGGATTGGCTGTACCCTGACGCCATCACGCATCCTGAAGAGGAGGCGCCCCCGGAGTCGTGGAACCGAGAGGGCGTTGAGGACAGAGGGACGGACGAGGCTGAGCTGGAGGAAGGTGGGTATCAGGGAAAATGACATCCTGCATTGCCAGGAGTGCTCCTGGGAATTAGCTGTCATGCGGGTGAAGGCTGATCCCCCCCCCGTGCACACCTCCCCAAGTGAGCGCAGTCGGTTGTGTCTGGAAAGCCTCATAAAGTTGGCATCACTTACGGCGAGCAATCGGCCACCCTCAAGATATGCGGAAGATGCCACGGGATGACTATTTTAGTTGGAGGTCTGTAGTTGGAGTCTTTTTGCACATCCAATTTCATGTTCAGCT
The genomic region above belongs to Phyllopteryx taeniolatus isolate TA_2022b chromosome 6, UOR_Ptae_1.2, whole genome shotgun sequence and contains:
- the pianp gene encoding PILR alpha-associated neural protein, whose product is MERCSIAPVARLTALVSLVLVALVTQPSTCHRDDEGEDRVDALSVQLSVTTQVTPTPLWAVVWGPTQPLEDETYHLLSSQETEHLRQHGSQQEASTAAVVSSEDWLYPDAITHPEEEAPPESWNREGVEDRGTDEAELEEVDPQFYVTVTISSLLILTAIIITAKLCYDRNCSRHPPPLSRGVAPPLSRALPCSLASEESRQTLHSTSSSFADRERIPVVNL